CTATACCCATGCCAACAAGGGTGGAAAATACCTGGCACGCCTCCTGAAGGGGAACATACCTCGCTCCCAAGTCCGCGCCCTACGCACCTCCGCAGGCACCACGACGATCTTCCCGGATGAGATTGCAGGAGAATTTAGGAGCTACTACAACTCACTCTATAATATACATTCGCCCACAGGACACGTCGACTCCGACGCAGAAGAAGTAAAGATACGGGCCTACCTACAAGAATCTCTCACAAGAGTGATCGACCAGGACACAATGGAAAACCTAAATGCCCTGATCTCCGATGAGGAACTCTCGGCAGCCCTAAAATCGGCTAAAAAAGGCAAATCACCGGGTCCAGACGGACTATCCGTTGGTTATTATAAAGCGTTCTCCTCCATATTAGTACCCTGGCTCACGAAAGCGCTCAACGCGGTCGCCGCTGTAGAAAACTTCGGGGCGGAATCCCAAGCGGCCATTATAACGGTGATCCCGAAACCTGGGAAAGACCCGATGATATGCGGAAATTACCGCCCGATCTCCCTGCTGAATGTGGACGCCAAACTATTCACTAAAGTCCTGGCGATGAGACTCCAGCCGGTGGTTccttccctagtgcacaaagacCAAACAGGCTTCATACCCGGCCGTGAAGCACGGGATAGCACCCTGAGGGCCTTCGCGATACAACATGAAGCTAGAAAGACGAGAACACCGCTGATGCTCCTCTCAACGGAcgcagaaaaggcgttcgaccgggtgAGATGGCGGTACCTGCTGGCCACACTCAGCACCATGGGGGTTGGACAGCGGCTCCTCACCTGGATTCGAGCACTATACCACAAACCACGGGCCTCGGTACGTGTTAACGGGGCACTCACCGCGGACTTCGCTATCTCAAACGGTACGAGGCAGGGTTGCCCATTGTCACCCCTGCTGTTCGCCCTGTCTCTGGAGCCCCTCCTCCAGACAATCAGACAAAGCACCGACATACGAGGATACCCGGGACATGGAACAGAACATAAGGtcgccgcatacgcggatgacctcctGTTCTTCATAACCTCGCCTAGAACCACATTACCGAACCTGATGGAGTCGATATCACGATTTGGCACGCTATCAGGTTTTAAGCTTAACCTAACCAAATGCGAAGTCCTTAACATCACTATCCCAGAAGCGGAATACCGAGCATTGGACCCTCTGTTCCCATTCCGATGGTGCTTCTGCAAGATGAGATACCTCGGTATCTGGCTTACAACGGACCCAGGGCTGCTATATATTCACAACTTTAAGACACTGCTGCAGAAGGTCCTGGCTGATCTGGAAAGATGGTCCTACCCACACATAACATGGTTCGGGAGGATCGCAGTTCTTAAAATGAACATCTTACCCAGACTCCTGTACTCGTTTCAGACAGTCCCGCTACACCTACCTCCTCACTTCTTCACCACACTGAGGTCTGCGACTATCCGGTATGTGTGGCTAGGGAAGAGACCACGGCTTCGACACAACCTACTTTGCCTACCGAGACACCGCGGGGGCCTAGCACTACCGGACTTCCGACGCTACCACCAGGCTACTGTCCTACAGTGCATCCTAGAATGGCATGCCACCACACGATGCAAACAATGGGTGACGCTAACCAGGGACGGGCAAGAACCCCTACTGAAATCTGCCATCTGGACAGGCAACACCAACGCCAGAGGCGATTGGGAAGCAGGAGGCATCATAGCTCAAACCCTGGCTGGCTGGACCCGAATGAGGGATCAAACTCATATCTCGCCAGTCCCGAGCCCATTACTCCCAGTCACATACAACCCGAAGATAGGTGGAGGATTCTCACTGCGGCGGTGGCCCTGCGCGGAAGGACGGGAATATGTACCCATCTACACGATCCTAAGAGACGGAACTATCCGTGCCCTGGATGCCTTGATAGCTCCGGCGCCCCGGACGCCCCTGAACATCCTGAGATACATGCAAATACAGCACTTCTACAACTCCATGCAAGGTAGGGCACGACTGCACAGGGACCTCACATGGTTCGAAAAGCTATGCGACAGGGGCTCCACGCTCCGCTCACCGGTATCCACCCTCTACCAACACTTACTAGTAGGACACCTAACGGAAAACAACACTTTCCGTAGACAATGGGAGACAGCCCTTGACATCGAGTTCACGGACCAGCAATGGGAAAATGCTCTGTTCTGGCAACATAAAAGCTCCTCAAGTACCCAATTTCAGGAAACGAACTATAAATTAATCTCATTCTGGTACAGGACCCCAACGCTGCTCCATAGAATCTTCCCCACGACGTCCCccaaatgctggagatgcctgGAAGAGAGGGGCACGCTaacccatatatggtgggaatgccgacTGATAACCCCATATTGGGATCTCATCAAAGATAAGACGGAGGAAATTTTGGGAGTCGAGATGGACTGGTCCCCGGCTCCTATCCTCCTACACATTTCGCAGCTCTCGAGACCCAAGTACAAACGAACTATCCTACGACACCTACTTAACGCGGCCAAGGCCCTAATCCCACACTACTGGAAGAAAACAGAGACACCAGGAGTCCAGGAGTGGATACGCAGGGTTGAGGACATTCAGGCCGCAGAGGCAATTCAAGCCACCTTGACGGGCAGGGAAGACAAGCATGCGGAAATGTGGCAGCCATGGTTCCTGTTCATCTCGGGTGGCGACCGGCCCACGAGCGGGCGAGCGGAAAGTAACTAGAGGTGGGGAGGCCCGGACCCCGGACCTGGCGTGAGATAGGCTGAAGAGCTCCcaccccccctacccctctttCCCTCTTGAACCCCTTCCATTCTCCTCATTTTCATAACTCCAACTACCTCTATTCTACAATATCTGTCATATTCGATTCTACACCTATTACATAAACATTCTCACAGACACGATAACACCACGCTGCTGCAAACCATGCACCTCGGCTGACACTGGCCAGAGGACACATAGGCAGACGAAAAGGCAGACACCTCTCACACTAGCGCCTGTATCCCTGGTAGACAAGGTGATACGTCAGTAACTTAACACGCCAGCTCATAATTACACCTGTTGCATACAGCGATACCCTAATGTGACCACCCTCCCCGACCGCTTGATATGAAAGAGACACCCCCACTGCAGAATTGCCTAAAACGCACTGGATAGCAGGATGTACCAGCGCCAAGCAACCCATAGGTGAACTTTACGGGGTTATACGTGTCATTAATAGGGCATGATATGTGTTTATGAGTCAGATTGCACATTACTTGTCTACTTATGCGTCTAGATGTGATACGGCTGGTCTCCATTTAGCTAACACAGCTTGGTCAGAGATGTtccataaaatgtatatatgctcCATGTGATATGTTAAAGTCtcaaggacctgcgtgtccgataTACTATTTTCTTACAAAATGTACTGTATTTTGCAACGATTATTCTTATACCCTCTGAAAACcctaataaacagatttacaaaaaaaaacaatgtcatTAGCAGATGGTTTTATGAAACTTAGATTGTGTCAAACTAacataattgcattctatgaagaaacaagtagatcagggtgttgcagtgcatGTGATCTACTTGTATTCTGTAAAGGCATTCAATATTCAATATGGTTCTACGCAATAGGCTAGTGTCCATATTAAAACAATATGATCTGAGGCGGAGCCGAGCAACCGAAAAGAGCAGCTGCACTGAATAAGAACTGCATCTCTTTGGCGCTATTTTCACACTCTGTGGGGCTACAAGCTCCAACTTGAATGACCCAATGGACTTACCTACAGCGGTGGAAACACGATAggtcagaaaataaaaaaatcaagcctGACAGGTCTAAATATTGAGACCTCTTCAGGCAAGCTCATGGTGCGACTAGATTCAAAAAGGCCACCTACCCTGTGGCCTACTCTGAAATCTCTGACAATTTCTTCCTCAAGGAGGAAGAGAGCAATATGCTGACACACCAACCTCCACCACAAGTCCATACAACCCAGACTTTCCCCAGTGACAGTCATGGTACTGAAGATGATTTTGGCTGTCCTCTAGCCACACATCCTATCAGATGTAGCTATGAATTAGAGGAATCTTCAGATCCCGTTAAGCCAGATGGGAACACTGGAGAGCACCACAGGTAATCATACCAAGAAAATAGCTGCAGTGCAACAGACTGTACTAGGTCTGCAACAACAAGCCGAAATCTCTGACTGCCACTTCCCAGCCCTGGAATACATGAGGCGCAGAAACAATGTAAAAGCTCAGGGTATCAGGTAAGAGATCCTAGCAGCAGAATTGCCACATCTATTGAGATGCCTTCTGATCGCACTACTATTTCAATTCATGGCATATACAGCTGAAACTGCTCTAACTTCATGGTCTGCAAAACCTTCATGTATAAGCTTACCTTTTATGCTAGTATATATTGATTTCCAATGTTCatttatcaaaaataaagaattaaaaaatgataTGATCTATATTGAGACAATTGtataagttctgatcaaaacaaagcataaacaaaacctggaatttgcgttaTATATCTGTTGAACCATAATTAAgtgaaactacaataattattgTCACAAATGTTTAcattcagatttatttatttatattttttattctacaCTGAATTCCGTACACTAAATTGCCAATGTTCTTCATTCTAAACCTACTATTAAGTGCTTCCAATTAGCAGAatgatctataaatatatatataaatataaatattgtagTATATCCAATGTGTCCAATTTTAAACATAGTCAATTGGTATATTTACATTAGGGTAAATATGCTATTATTCCCAATTGTTTGTTACCTTTTTTTTAGACATACTTTGAACATCATGGTGAAAGCATTTCTAAAACTCTTGTGACACAGAGGATAAAGTATAGGGTTGATTGTAGAGTTCATATATAACAGCCAGACTGTGATCTTATACCAGTTGGAATCTATACAATAATCATTACAGGTCTTACCTATAGTAATCAGAAGGGAGTATGGAGCCCAACaaattacaaaaacacacaccagaATTAAAAGAGATTTAGCAACTTTTTTATCCCGAGAGAGTTGCATGATTTGAACATCATGTGTATTCAATCTGTTCTTGGTTGGTGACAAGTAAACTATCGTACAGTGAAAATTATGCATTAAAAGTGTCTTAAATCTTTTCTTTACAGGAGCGTTAACATTCTCATTCTGTTGTAATTGTGAATCAAAAAGGACTGTGTCAGTTGCTATGATATTTGGACACTTGTATTTTTCATTTACAGGTGTAGAAGTCTGTCTCTTCTTTCTGCTCCGTTTTCTTATGTTCCAGTAGATGCTTAGATTGAAGAATGAAATGCTTATCAGAGGCAGCACAAAATCGAAAATAGATGTTCCAAAATTAAAATACCAAACATCAAAGAAATCAGCCACACAACTGTTATCAGggatattatttatttcaaaaaTTCTGTCCCAGAACAGTATGGCTGGGCCGTAGAGAAGGAAAGACAGTACCCAGACAGTCACCATTTTAAGAACAGTCTGACTTTGCTTGTTTTGTTGGGAGCGatataaaacctaaaaaaaaaaggaaaataatatattGGTGTGATTATTTTACTGATAACAGTCAaatctgtaatatataaaatGAGTAGAACAAACGTAGTATTAATTTAtagaattaattatataacatatataccgGTATTTTTTGTGACGTTGAGAATAGTTTGCCACTTATGACATATATGTAAAAGAGAACAATATTTCTAAATTTAACAATACATAGAAGGCTGTAATACCGTAGATGGCAACATTGTGcaaacaatattaaaatgcatAGATAttatacattgatcagccacagcattaaaatggacaggtgaagtgaattatattattattacaatggcacctgtcaaggggtgggatatattaggcagcaagtgacagTCTATTCTTGAATTTAATGTGTTGAAAGgatgaaaaatgggcaagcgaaaaaatCCGAGTGACTTTGCAAGGTCAAAATAGTGATGACTGTATTGctggatcagagcatctccaaatgaCAAGTCATATGGGGTGTTCCCTGGTTGCAGTGGTAAGTGTTATAAGGAAATACAATTGGCAAACCTGCATCAGTGTCATTGATCCACGTGGGCAACAAAGGCTAGCCCGTCTTGTCCCATCACACAGAAGAGTTACATATTGTTGAAAACATTCTGCTGAAATGGTTCAACTGGGAAAccctgggtcctggcattcatgttacTTTGACAAATGCCACCTTCTTGGCAAAGGTGTTCCATGATGagagtggcctctttcagcaggataattcaccctgccacactgcaaaatttgttcaggaatggtttgaggaacatgacaaagagtttaaggtaTTTCCTTGGCCTCCAGATTCCCAAGATTCTGACCCCATTGAGCATctctgggatgtgctggaacaacaaaaccATTTCATGGAGGTCAtgcctcgcaacttgcaggactgaaatcatctgctgctaatgtcttggtgccagataacacaggacatgttcagagatcTTGTAGAGTCCATACCTTGATGGAGCAGAGcaattttggcagcacaagggggaacTACATACTATCAGGCAGATGATTTTAGTGTTGTGTCTGATCAGTGTATCAACTATAAGGCTGTGCATGTAGTCCTTTGAGGGGATCAATCCAAGAGACTGAGGGAGAGTCTGAAGATAGAGCAAACTGCAGGGGATACAGTTTAAACAATTGCAAAAGAGCATTGCATTTTGAGATTGGCAATATATACACTTGACTACTCTTTAACAGATAACAGTTCTCAAGGCAGtaaacatataatttaatttcTCATAGAGATAATATACTGTTATGCTTTAGGAGCTGTTAAAATCTTACTAACCTACTGCCTTTGCTCCTGCACTGGCATCTCAGAGTGTATGTGAGTACAGTAGCACCAATCCTctgttgctgcccctttctgctgtGATTGGCCCTATCTGGGCACACTCAACCAAGCAGGGTAATAATTATTGCTGATGCTAACTTGCACATTGGCATCACTGTGTGTTATCCTCCTCCAGTAAAAATGAGAAACAACAGAAGGTGGTGTAGTGCTTGAATTTCTGCTAGcaaaatgtgtaaataaaaagtaatgtGTTTTAAAATTGACCCAACTTCTGTGTACCATAACACTTTAGCTCTGACTTTCCTAATTCACTAGAGCAGCGTTTCCTGATTGGTGTTCCGTGGAAGCGAGAACAAATTGTGGGTTCCACAGCGATTTGCCCATCAGGTGGTCCAAGCAGTATCACTGAACATAGGCCCGGTCAGGCACCGCTGCCGTTTAGGAGCCCAATGAGACCCCTGTAGTATTGTATGCTGGGTGGAGGTGACAACCTGTCAATGGTTTCCAGACAGAGATGGGGAGAGGAAGCAGCACACCATACTCAGCCAGCAGTCTGTGGCACTGCaagcaagtcaccctcctgcagaaaaaaggtaacctaacaggagggtgactgcaaatataaacattgtgaacgatttgtgtgtgtgtgtgtatgtatctgtgtgtcaagctgTGTTtttgtcactgtatgtatctgtgtgttagtgtgacaaTGTacgtatgtgttagtgtgtgtagatggcagtgtgtgtatgtagcagtgtgtgtagctggcagtgtatgtatgttccagtgtgtgtacgtgccagtgtgtttatctgtcagtgtgtgtgtgtatctgtgtgtcagtgtatctgtcagtatgtgtatctaagtgggcatgtgccagtgtgtatatctgtgtgagtgtatgtgccagtgtttgtatctgtgtgtcattgtgtgtatgtgccagtgtgtgcatttgaatgtatgtGCGTATctttgggccagtgtgtgtgtgtatctgtgtgtcagtgtatctgagcgtgtgtgtatgtggtagtgtgtgtatctgtgtgtcagtgtatatgtcattgtgtgtatctga
The nucleotide sequence above comes from Pelobates fuscus isolate aPelFus1 chromosome 4, aPelFus1.pri, whole genome shotgun sequence. Encoded proteins:
- the LOC134609356 gene encoding histamine H3 receptor-like yields the protein MLNIFNQTGVNVSLIIETVDLETYFSDSMKNLFILLISLLIFVTISGNFLVMLAFIIDRRLRTQSNFFLLNLAICDFYIGAFSTPLYLPYMLTDKWTLGRMVCKLWLTIDYTMSTASVFNIALISYDRFLSVTKAVLYRSQQNKQSQTVLKMVTVWVLSFLLYGPAILFWDRIFEINNIPDNSCVADFFDVWYFNFGTSIFDFVLPLISISFFNLSIYWNIRKRSRKKRQTSTPVNEKYKCPNIIATDTVLFDSQLQQNENVNAPVKKRFKTLLMHNFHCTIVYLSPTKNRLNTHDVQIMQLSRDKKVAKSLLILVCVFVICWAPYSLLITIGKTCNDYCIDSNWYKITVWLLYMNSTINPILYPLCHKSFRNAFTMMFKVCLKKR